In a single window of the Deinococcus aetherius genome:
- a CDS encoding YbhB/YbcL family Raf kinase inhibitor-like protein yields the protein MNTPFKAATLLTLVAPLAACAPAMNGAAEGNLANGGLNPAARLSVAQPSPASTAGTLRLTSPTFRDGGRYPDAQVANGFGCTGQNLSPALGWTGVPAGTQSLVLTKYDPDAPTGSGFWHWIVYNIPATATGLAQGAGNPGGTLPAGAAQLNNDGGQPGFTGACPPPGDAPHRYVFTLYALNKTLDLPAGASPAFLGFNLNGAVLAKTSLTATYGR from the coding sequence ATGAACACGCCCTTCAAAGCTGCCACCCTCCTCACCCTCGTCGCCCCGCTCGCCGCCTGCGCCCCCGCCATGAACGGGGCGGCGGAGGGCAACCTCGCCAATGGGGGCCTGAACCCCGCCGCGCGCCTGAGTGTGGCGCAGCCCAGCCCGGCAAGCACGGCGGGGACCCTGCGGCTCACCAGCCCCACCTTCAGGGACGGGGGCCGCTACCCCGACGCCCAGGTGGCGAACGGCTTCGGCTGCACGGGCCAGAACCTCAGCCCGGCGCTGGGCTGGACGGGCGTGCCCGCCGGGACGCAGAGCCTCGTGCTCACCAAGTACGACCCCGACGCCCCCACGGGCAGCGGCTTCTGGCACTGGATCGTCTACAACATCCCCGCCACGGCCACGGGACTCGCGCAGGGGGCGGGCAACCCGGGCGGCACGTTGCCCGCCGGGGCCGCGCAACTGAACAACGATGGCGGCCAGCCCGGCTTCACCGGCGCCTGCCCGCCTCCCGGCGACGCGCCGCACCGCTACGTCTTCACCCTGTACGCGCTGAACAAGACGCTGGACCTTCCCGCCGGGGCCTCCCCCGCCTTCCTGGGCTTCAACCTCAATGGCGCGGTGCTTGCCAAGACGAGCCTGACGGCGACGTACGGGCGCTAA
- the rpe gene encoding ribulose-phosphate 3-epimerase — MTASSQFSARAGGVKLAPSLLACDFTRLGEELASIAGADYAHVDVMDGLFVPNISFGLPILSAARRATDLFLDVHLMIERPERYLRDFAEAGADGLTVHVEATPHLHRAVQTVRELGKRAGVTLNPGTPLEAVRPVLGDVDLVLVMSVNPGFGGQKFIPASVERIRTLRRWLDEIGSEAELEVDGGVTPDNARLLQGAGATVLVAGSSVFGPDGATAGLSRLREALA, encoded by the coding sequence GTGACTGCCTCTTCCCAGTTTTCGGCCCGTGCGGGAGGCGTCAAGCTCGCTCCCAGCCTCCTCGCCTGCGACTTCACCCGCCTCGGCGAGGAACTGGCGAGCATCGCCGGGGCCGACTACGCCCATGTGGACGTGATGGACGGCCTGTTCGTGCCTAACATCTCCTTCGGGCTGCCCATCCTGAGCGCGGCACGGCGGGCCACCGACCTCTTCCTCGACGTTCACCTGATGATCGAGCGGCCCGAACGCTACCTGCGCGATTTCGCGGAGGCGGGCGCGGACGGGTTGACCGTCCACGTCGAGGCGACCCCGCACCTGCACCGCGCCGTGCAGACCGTCCGCGAACTCGGCAAGCGGGCGGGCGTGACGCTCAATCCGGGCACGCCGCTGGAGGCCGTGCGCCCCGTCCTCGGCGACGTGGACCTCGTGCTGGTGATGAGCGTGAACCCGGGGTTCGGGGGACAGAAGTTCATCCCCGCGAGTGTGGAGCGCATTCGAACCCTGCGGCGCTGGCTGGACGAGATCGGCAGCGAGGCGGAGCTGGAGGTGGACGGCGGCGTGACGCCGGACAATGCCCGCCTGCTGCAAGGCGCGGGGGCGACCGTCCTCGTCGCGGGCAGCAGCGTCTTCGGGCCGGACGGGGCGACAGCCGGACTCTCCCGGCTGCGGGAGGCGCTGGCGTGA
- the scpA gene encoding methylmalonyl-CoA mutase gives MTAPHDLSAWKALARKDLRGADPETLNRPTPEGLTLKALYTAADVEGLDPGLPGLPPFVRGPRATMYAARPWTIRQYAGFSTAEESNAFYRRNLAAGQKGLSVAFDLATHRGYDSDHPRVVGDVGKAGVAIDSVEDMKVLFDGIPLSEMSVSMTMNGAVLPILAGYVVAGQEQGATLGQLSGTIQNDILKEFMVRNTYIYPPGPSMRVVADIIEFTAREMPRFNSISISGYHLQEAGANAALELAYTLADGLEYVRAALAKGLDIDEFAPRLSFFFAIGMNFYTEVAKLRAARLLWSELMAQFNPKNSMSRALRTHCQTSGWSLTEQDPYNNVVRTAVEAMAAVFGGTQSLHTNAFDEAIGLPTDFSARIARNTQLVIQEETGIPHVIDPWGGSYLMERLTADLAEEARKLIAEVEALGGMAKAVESGTPKLRIEESAARKQARIDRGEDVIVGVNKYRPEVETHVDVLNIDNASVREGQIRRLETLRATRDQADVDRTLTALLECARTGEGNLLALSIEGMRARATVGEVSAALESVWGRHQAEVRTLSGVYAQGYAGDEGFSALQSEIAAFAAAEGRRPRMLVVKMGQDGHDRGAKVIATGFADLGFDVDVGPLFQTPEEAARQAIENDVHVIGVSSQAAGHGTLIPALIGALRAQGADDILVIAGGVIPQQDYAALKAAGVAGIFGPGTPILTSAREVLRLLRERHHEMPLTP, from the coding sequence ATGACCGCACCGCACGACCTGTCCGCCTGGAAGGCCCTCGCCCGCAAGGACCTGCGCGGCGCGGACCCGGAAACGCTCAACCGCCCGACCCCCGAGGGGCTGACCCTCAAAGCCCTGTACACCGCCGCCGACGTGGAGGGCCTCGACCCCGGCCTGCCCGGCCTGCCGCCCTTCGTCCGGGGCCCGCGCGCCACGATGTACGCCGCCCGCCCGTGGACGATCCGGCAGTACGCGGGTTTCTCGACCGCCGAGGAGAGCAACGCCTTCTACCGCCGCAACCTCGCCGCCGGGCAAAAGGGCCTGTCCGTCGCCTTCGACCTCGCTACCCACCGGGGCTACGACTCCGACCACCCGCGCGTGGTGGGCGACGTGGGCAAGGCGGGCGTCGCCATCGACTCGGTCGAGGACATGAAGGTCCTCTTCGATGGCATCCCCCTTTCCGAGATGTCCGTCTCCATGACCATGAACGGGGCGGTGCTGCCCATCCTCGCCGGGTACGTCGTGGCGGGGCAGGAACAGGGGGCGACGCTGGGTCAGCTTTCGGGCACCATCCAGAACGACATCCTCAAAGAGTTCATGGTGCGCAACACTTACATCTACCCGCCCGGGCCCTCCATGCGGGTCGTCGCCGACATCATCGAGTTCACGGCGCGGGAGATGCCGCGCTTCAACTCCATCTCCATCAGCGGGTATCACCTCCAGGAGGCGGGGGCGAACGCGGCCCTCGAACTCGCCTATACCCTCGCGGACGGGCTGGAGTACGTGCGCGCGGCGCTTGCCAAGGGGCTCGACATCGACGAGTTCGCCCCCCGGCTGAGCTTCTTCTTCGCCATCGGGATGAACTTCTACACGGAGGTCGCCAAGCTCCGCGCCGCCCGGCTGCTGTGGTCGGAACTCATGGCCCAGTTCAACCCCAAAAACTCGATGAGCCGCGCCCTGCGGACCCACTGCCAGACCTCGGGCTGGTCGCTCACCGAGCAGGACCCGTACAACAACGTCGTTCGCACGGCGGTAGAGGCGATGGCGGCGGTCTTCGGCGGCACCCAGAGCCTGCACACGAACGCCTTCGACGAGGCGATTGGCCTGCCCACCGACTTCTCGGCCCGCATCGCGCGCAACACGCAGCTTGTCATCCAGGAGGAGACGGGCATTCCCCACGTCATCGACCCCTGGGGCGGGTCGTACCTGATGGAGAGATTGACCGCCGACCTCGCCGAGGAGGCCCGCAAGCTCATCGCGGAGGTCGAGGCGCTGGGCGGTATGGCGAAGGCGGTGGAGTCGGGGACGCCCAAGCTGAGAATCGAGGAGTCGGCGGCGCGCAAACAGGCCCGCATCGACCGGGGTGAGGACGTGATCGTGGGGGTGAACAAGTACCGCCCCGAGGTCGAGACGCACGTGGACGTGCTCAACATCGACAACGCCAGCGTTCGGGAAGGGCAGATTCGCCGCCTGGAGACGCTGCGGGCGACCCGGGATCAGGCCGATGTGGACCGGACCCTCACCGCTCTGTTGGAGTGCGCCCGGACGGGAGAGGGCAACCTCCTCGCCCTGAGTATCGAGGGGATGCGCGCCCGTGCGACGGTGGGCGAGGTGAGCGCCGCCCTGGAGAGCGTGTGGGGCCGCCACCAGGCCGAGGTGCGGACGCTGAGCGGCGTCTACGCGCAGGGCTACGCGGGGGATGAGGGCTTCTCGGCCCTGCAATCCGAGATCGCGGCGTTCGCCGCCGCCGAGGGCCGCCGTCCCCGGATGCTCGTGGTGAAGATGGGGCAGGACGGGCACGACCGGGGGGCGAAGGTGATCGCCACGGGCTTCGCGGACCTCGGCTTCGACGTGGACGTAGGCCCCCTCTTCCAGACGCCCGAGGAGGCCGCGCGGCAGGCCATTGAAAACGACGTTCACGTCATCGGCGTGAGCAGCCAGGCGGCAGGGCACGGCACGCTGATCCCCGCGCTGATCGGGGCGCTGCGGGCCCAGGGGGCGGACGACATCCTCGTGATCGCGGGTGGGGTAATTCCTCAGCAGGACTACGCGGCCCTGAAGGCGGCGGGGGTGGCGGGCATCTTCGGGCCGGGCACGCCGATCCTGACCTCGGCGCGGGAGGTCTTGCGGCTGCTGCGGGAGCGCCATCACGAGATGCCGCTGACGCCCTGA
- a CDS encoding 2-phosphosulfolactate phosphatase, with the protein MRLRVDLLPHGNYPDVVLVVDVLRATTTAVQYLERGADALLLTATPEVAFALRESGAGILLGGERGGLPIPGFDFGNSPVEAAAQNFTGKTVVMNTTNGTGAAHVAAETGKHVLLAALTNAHAASRRARALATEEIAIVCAGTDGRVGLEDVYAAGVLSEYLLTMGGFSIDDGTRIALTVRRNAGNPIEVVSSSGHGQALAGLGLGDDVRHAAQVSTSTLVPVLDAVQETAGALRFVAG; encoded by the coding sequence GTGAGGCTGCGGGTGGATCTCCTGCCGCACGGGAACTACCCGGACGTGGTGCTCGTGGTGGACGTGCTGCGGGCCACCACCACTGCCGTGCAGTACCTCGAACGCGGGGCGGACGCCCTGCTCCTGACCGCCACGCCGGAGGTCGCCTTCGCCCTGCGGGAGAGCGGCGCGGGCATCCTCCTCGGCGGGGAGCGGGGCGGGCTGCCCATCCCCGGCTTCGACTTTGGCAACAGCCCGGTCGAGGCTGCGGCACAGAACTTCACGGGCAAGACGGTGGTGATGAACACGACGAACGGCACCGGGGCCGCGCACGTCGCCGCCGAGACGGGGAAGCACGTGCTGCTCGCCGCCCTGACGAACGCCCACGCCGCTTCCCGCCGCGCCCGCGCGCTCGCCACCGAGGAGATCGCCATCGTCTGCGCGGGGACGGACGGGCGGGTCGGGCTGGAGGACGTGTACGCCGCCGGAGTGCTCTCCGAATACTTGCTGACGATGGGCGGCTTCTCCATCGACGACGGCACCCGCATCGCCCTCACGGTGCGGCGCAATGCGGGGAACCCCATCGAGGTCGTCAGCAGCAGCGGGCACGGTCAGGCCCTCGCCGGCCTGGGCCTAGGGGACGACGTGCGCCACGCCGCGCAGGTCAGCACGAGCACGCTGGTGCCGGTCCTCGACGCGGTGCAGGAGACGGCGGGGGCGCTGCGGTTCGTGGCTGGGTGA